The following proteins come from a genomic window of Anopheles ziemanni chromosome 3, idAnoZiCoDA_A2_x.2, whole genome shotgun sequence:
- the LOC131287061 gene encoding transmembrane protein 203: protein MSEEVEIKTYFKLVDVVKWIGITQFEILVNLLAFLVFTIMLSLKASSGELAGPLTANEWLLLFSPLFCGDFCNAYFCIIVGIRMYLHTKHRQAMHRLVWSIPFLLMTSGFKYLVCMKLSGQIQLEYSEVFSPIFVLLQMIAVKACQYNQQS, encoded by the coding sequence ATGTCGGAGGAGGTAGAAATTAAGACATACTTTAAGCTGGTCGACGTTGTGAAATGGATTGGCATAACTCAGTTCGAAATATTGGTCAACTTGCTGGCTTTTTTGGTGTTCACGATAATGCTGTCGTTGAAAGCCTCCAGCGGCGAGCTCGCCGGACCGCTGACGGCCAACGAGTGGCTGCTCCTGTTCTCGCCCCTGTTCTGTGGTGACTTCTGTAATGCTTACTTCTGTATCATCGTCGGCATTCGGATGTACCTGCACACCAAGCATCGGCAGGCCATGCACCGGCTTGTTTGGAGCATTCCGTTCCTGCTGATGACGTCCGGGTTTAAGTATTTGGTTTGCATGAAGCTATCCGGGCAGATTCAGCTCGAGTACAGCGAAGTGTTTTCGCCGATTTTTGTGCTGCTGCAGATGATTGCGGTGAAGGCGTGCCAGTACAACCAACAATCCTGA
- the LOC131284604 gene encoding uncharacterized protein LOC131284604 produces MQLPCESRSNHDQLLAVWKICEKVRSVVPKDLRLQFQREDVCHSGTIPLYKFANILQCFAAEPLSKEEICKLAHYFCATNGRTSYDQFCDVLFPDAKETESCTSAPGNTSSDLLSVFEHRKLSLLLMSIARALRYRDHVLLPYFEDYAIVTNSGTECTFAYAIRVLSYLGVTLARGDKELLAKRFTSDGHTFDYGAFVAEIDQLFRYLDRHDGALDRVNDDSAVPAKIIQTHMTQTHRPEVGTVSLDEIIGARSAFHPCLERSRQEYDMQELILRIQRHLWEGRIEVRNYFQQYDLLRCGWIPKSTFIRCLDMIGLSPLHRLPLSEREIKKLCERYCDPKDQQKICWTLFVDEVNRTFTEESLEKGSFKQVERPLTAMAALVPPGKRELAADVLKQAEKLVDNLKEKIERERVLIEPVFKDFDSHRNGHVSFSQARKAFSMCAITLKEQEMFLLEKVYGDSFGFHYGQFFKDIGLTAISSGEQEQLYRKLKETINLESVAPEPASSEKDIVCVLAKVKAQVVHRCLRLVNFMQGFDPLNHHRITDVQFCRGLSTAGLRLTPNEMQLLCEFFKTPLCETIDYKRFCDTIAEVDFQPFLEKAPLLVPCRHLPPHESAKDVLNFEERTIASKVLQKLARHADIVSNLGSVLKDFDPQNVGHVNRNRLLRALATRDLHTRISSREFEVLCKYFAVEVGCRQEVNYRALLHALDYLYANRFIHPF; encoded by the exons ATGCAATTACCCTGTGAATCACGTTCAAAT CATGATCAATTATTGGCCGTGTGGAAGATTTGCGAAAAAGTGCGCTCAGTGGTTCCGAAGGACCTTCGGTTACAGTTTCAGCGAGAGGATGTGTGCCACTCCGGAACGATTCCCTTGTACAAATTTGCGAATATTCTCCAGTGTTTTGCTGCGGAGCCGTTGAGCAAGGAAGAAATTTGCAAACTGGCACATTACTTCTGTGCTACGAACGGAAGGACTTCCTATGATCAGTTTTGCGACGTTCTATTTCCGGACGCCAAGGAAACTGAATCATGCACCAGTGCCCCAGGAAACACGAGTTCGGACCTTCTTTCCGTGTTCGAACACCGGAAACTTTCCCTCCTCCTGATGTCTATCGCTCGTGCTTTGCGATACCGGGATCACGTGCTACTACCATACTTCGAAGACTACGCGATCGTCACAAACTCCGGAACGGAATGCACATTCGCTTATGCCATCCGTGTTCTATCGTATCTGGGCGTGACGCTGGCCAGAGGCGACAAAGAATTACTTGCAAAACGTTTTACATCCGATGGCCATACGTTCGACTATGGGGCGTTTGTGGCAGAAATCGACCAGCTGTTCCGTTACCTCGACCGGCATGATGGAGCACTCGATCGGGTAAACGATGATAGTGCGGTTCCagcaaaaatcattcaaacacacatGACTCAGACTCATCGGCCTGAGGTTGGAACTGTTTCCCTAGATGAAATTATCGGTGCAAGATCGGCATTCCATCCCTGCTTGGAACGTTCCCGGCAGGAGTACGACATGCAGGAGCTTATTCTTCGCATCCAGCGACATCTGTGGGAAGGCAGGATTGAGGTAAGGAATTACTTTCAGCAGTATGACCTCTTGCGTTGCGGCTGGATCCCTAAAAGTACGTTCATACGCTGCCTGGACATGATTGGACTGTCTCCACTGCATCGTCTACCGTTGAGTGAGAGGGAAATTAAAAAGCTTTGTGAACGTTATTGCGACCCGAAGGACCAGCAGAAAATTTGCTGGACACTGTTTGTGGATGAAGTGAATCGTACATTTACAGAGGAATCGCTCGAAAAGGGATCTTTTAAACAAGTTGAACGCCCACTCACAGCGATGGCAGCCTTAGTTCCTCCTGGAAAGCGGGAGTTAGCCGCAGATGTGCTGAAGCAAGCAGAGAAGTTGGTAGAtaatttgaaggaaaaaattgAACGCGAGCGAGTTCTGATCGAACCAGTATTTAAAGACTTCGACTCCCATCGTAATGGCCATGTGAGTTTCAGCCAGGCAAGGAAAGCTTTCTCCATGTGCGCGATAACACTGAAGGAACAGGAAATGTTCCTTCTGGAAAAGGTTTACGGTGATTCGTTTGGATTCCATTATGGACAGTTTTTTAAAGATATTGGCTTAACTGCAATATCGTCCGGAGAACAAGAGCAATTGTATCGAAAACTGAAGGAAACTATCAACCTGGAATCCGTAGCACCGGAACCAGCGTCTAGCGAAAAGGATATCGTCTGTGTGCTGGCCAAAGTGAAAGCTCAAGTTGTGCATCGCTGCCTTCGGCTGGTGAACTTCATGCAAGGATTTGATCCCCTCAATCACCATCGCATCACCGATGTCCAGTTCTGCCGTGGGCTTTCTACAGCCGGACTGCGATTGACACCGAATGAAATGCAGCTACTGTGCGAGTTCTTCAAAACTCCGCTTTGCGAAACAATCGATTATAAACGCTTCTGCGACACGATCGCCGAGGTTGATTTTCAACCGTTCCTCGAGAAGGCACCCCTCTTGGTACCGTGCCGCCATTTGCCTCCACATGAGTCGGCAAAAGATGTGCTCAATTTTGAAGAACGAACCATTGCGTCGAAAGTTTTGCAGAAGCTTGCCCGCCATGCAGACATCGTGTCTAACCTTGGTTCTGTTTTGAAGGATTTCGATCCCCAAAACGTGGGCCACGTCAACCGGAACCGTCTATTGCGAGCACTAGCCACACGTGATCTTCATACGAGGATATCTAGCCGTGAGTTTGAGGTGTTGTGCAAGTATTTTGCGGTCGAAGTTG GATGTCGGCAGGAAGTCAACTATCGCGCCTTGTTGCATGCCTTGGACTATTTGTACGCGAACCGATTCATTCATCCATTTTAG
- the LOC131287060 gene encoding ribonuclease P protein subunit p20: MSNAVASGDGAPSVKKSEGKSQRKPRNPTQGGGSGNGSFSRKPSDRHSLHKRVLPKYYTRENDIYVTFNSDFTYQFKSCLDILNSQIGEVFLHCTGRAINRGINLALRVKSEYPDAFEYEVNTSQVAITDDLHPLYDEDDFAVQRRMNSCLHIRIYRTAMLKHAPTSETSVPASEKSEDKAER; this comes from the exons ATGTCCAACGCGGTAGCTAGTGGCGATGGAGCACCGTCAGTGAAAAAGTCTGAAGGAAAGTCTCAACGTAAGCCAAGGAATCCTACGCAAGGTGGCGGTTCCGGAAACGGCAGCTTTAGCCGCAAACCATCCGATCGGCACAGCCTACACAAGCGTGTCCTACCCAAGTATTACACCAGGGAGAACGATATCTACGTTACGTTCAATTCGGACTTTACG TATCAGTTCAAATCCTGTCTTGACATCCTCAACTCCCAAATCGGCGAAGTGTTCCTGCACTGTACCGGACGTGCGATTAATCGTGGCATAAATCTTGCCCTCCGAGTGAAGTCGGAATACCCGGATGCGTTCGAGTACGAGGTGAACACCTCGCAGGTGGCCATCACCGACGATTTGCATCCACTGTACGACGAGGACGATTTCGCGGTGCAGCGACGCATGAACTCCTGCCTACATATACGGATATACCGTACTGCTATGCTAAAACACGCACCGACGAGCGAGACATCCGTTCCGGCTAGCGAGAAATCCGAGGATAAGGCAGAGCGGTAA
- the LOC131287762 gene encoding thioredoxin domain-containing protein, with protein MLRFTLLTLFALAGICRGSNLETVTDDELVKKFHSHNNFIVLFSKPNCGDCDKYEEILTNLKQELEDNLEAHAIKAVSSSMVRLYSPSKEPAVVFFRHGVPLLYDGPVEADALIGKLVQNKDPNVKELSDETFEHLTQASSGATTGDWFLMFYTTKCVDCQRLTAVWEAVAADLKTRMNVARVDKDGKGRETAARFHVKKAPEFIFLRQGKYYRYEITKYDIKSFVTFAQDWYKNAKAERVPVPLSPFDNLVELAVQHLKQLPAHYTRLYNNYPYVVYACAAGLLFIVGGFALAIILAIITRCKAASRVKKETIKKAK; from the exons ATGCTTCGATTTACGCTACTTACGTTGTTCGCCCTCGCCGGCATTTGCCGTGGGTCAAACTTGGAGACTGTTACCGACGATGAACTTGTGAAGAAGTTTCACAGCCACAACAACTTCATTGTGCTCTTTT CCAAACCGAACTGTGGGGATTGTGATAAATATGAGGAAATACTGACCAACTTGAAGCAGGAACTGGAAGACAATTTGGAAGCACATGCCATCAAGGCGGTCAGCAGCTCGATGGTGCGATTGTACAGCCCAAGCAAGGAACCGGCGGTGGTTTTCTTCCGCCATGGCGTCCCACTCTTGTACGATGGGCCGGTAGAGGCAGACGCTCTGATCGGCAAGTTGGTGCAGAACAAAGACCCCAACGTGAAGGAACTTTCGGACGAAACTTTCGAGCATCTCACCCAAGCTTCCAGCGGTGCCACAACTGGCGATTGGTTTCTGATGTT cTACACTACGAAATGTGTGGATTGCCAACGTCTAACGGCGGTCTGGGAAGCGGTGGCAGCGGATCTGAAAACACGTATGAACGTGGCCCGTGTCGACAAGGACGGGAAAGGCAGGGAAACGGCTGCACGGTTCCATGTCAAGAAGGCTCCCGAATTTATTTT CCTAAGACAAGGGAAATACTACCGTTATGAAATCACCAAGTACGATATCAAATCGTTTGTAACATTTGCTCAGGATTGGTACAAGAACGCCAAGGCTGAGAGGGTACCGGTACCATTATCGCCATT CGATAACCTTGTGGAATTGGCGGTACAACATCTCAAACAGTTGCCTGCCCATTACACCAGACTGTACAACAACTATCCATATGTAGTATACGCGTGTGCCGCTGGATTGCTGTTCATCGTTGGTGGCTTTGCTCTGGCCATTATTCTGGCTATTATCACACGTTGCAAAGCTGCATCGCGAGTGAAGAAAGAGACGATCAAGAAGGCAAAGTAA
- the LOC131286261 gene encoding MICOS complex subunit Mic60 encodes MYRLLVQKALANNSKRPSAQLFAASRSYSGSARGPHLPPFQEAGFGKVLVVLSPLLIGGGVVTYAKYDNEFRKTLISNAPALEPVLKVLLQETNPLDDVTKKMDEISKTISGYTSTVTGFFGGGEEEKKPEKNPDLPPITRSKSVHVPVPAPPLAKPEPTTNLAEKVPEAPKKKETPVKAPTPPVSATKASPAPAAAASAAVAATKAAPAKPVPLTSGTEEVPKSISDLEQQVDVAATIAIKEYGRAVEVLKSYTEEVRKVVDASVEKLDGSSWTTLRNRTSARDTALQAAEDAAEQAKAKIEKLHTLLNSRDIKCSDELKDKAKQNIAAYLEHLKKAKDEVYVARDLAALGEKYWKRVETARNYFVDEMESLFPGINLAEKKLNLPQDELDLFILHAYTQVIAHQKELQKLQIEGDQSLRRALEAVRGSDQSEEVKARLEYEIAKEKRQLSLQNQKKRLFDRAELEQQIRDQMKRQTEAHIDHLKDALTQKEAEMKRKFHRELDEKITTEQAAYKLQLAAMLGKLKGINNALVEIDTEMKAHADAEKSAHQAQALWGACQSLWSSIRSGQPGKSWRDQLRPLKDEIAAVGRAAEGDELVDVVLKGLPERARNRGVYPEDALRERFIKVEQVARRLALIPAEGARLPMYFLSYLQSALIARPDVPISQDELENKPFDYSKLDTYDVLNRARYWLERGDLVKTVQYVNLLQGAPRKAALDWLNEARLLLETQQAASTLMAHAAASGVRFL; translated from the exons ATGTATCGTTTGCTGGTGCAGAAGGCGCTCGCGAACAATTCGAAA CGACCGTCCGCCCAACTGTTCGCCGCTAGCCGATCGTACAGTGGGAGCGCGCGAGGACCCCATCTGCCACCGTTTCAGGAGGCCGGCTTCGGTAAAGTTCTAGTTGTACTTTCTCCCCTGCTGATCGGTGGAGGCGTCGTTACATACGCAAA GTACGATAATGAATTCCGCAAGACGCTTATTTCAAACGCACCGGCACTCGAGCCGGTTTTGAAGGTGCTGCTGCAAGAAACGAACCCGCTGGATGATGTCACGAAAAAGATGGATGAAATCAGCAAGACCATCAGCGGATACACTTCCACCGTGACCGGCTTTTTCGGAGGTGGCGAGGAGGAAAAGAAGCCGGAAAAAA ATCCCGATCTACCGCCAATCACGAGATCCAAGTCGGTTCATGTTCCCGTACCTGCACCTCCATTGGCGAAGCCTGAACCAACAACTAACCTCGCAGAGAAAGTACCTGAGGcaccgaagaaaaaggaaacgccCGTCAAGGCGCCCACCCCGCCGGTGTCCGCCACTAAAGCCAGCCCGGcaccagctgctgctgcttctgctgcggTCGCCGCAACAAAGGCGGCACCAGCGAAACCGGTACCACTGACATCCGGTACCGAGGAGGTACCCAAATCGATCAGTGATCTTGAACAGCAGGTCGATGTGGCGGCAACGATCGCCATCAAAGAGTACGGCCGTGCGGTGGAGGTGCTGAAGTCCTACACCGAGGAGGTGCGCAAGGTTGTTGATGCGTCGGTAGAGAAGCTGGACGGATCGAGCTGGACAACCCTACGCAACCGCACCAGTGCCCGTGACACGGCGCTCCAGGCCGCCGAAGATGCAGCCGAACAGGCGAAGGCTAAGATTGAAAAGTTGCACACGCTGCTGAACAGCCGGGATATCAAGTGTTCGGACGAGCTGAAGGATAAGGCGAAGCAGAACATTGCCGCCTATCTGGAGCATCTGAAGAAGGCAAAGGACGAAGTGTACGTCGCACGTGATTTGGCGGCACTCGGCGAAAAGTACTGGAAGCGGGTCGAAACGGCACGTAACTACTTCGTCGACGAGATGGAGTCGCTGTTCCCGGGCATCAATTTGGCCGAGAAGAAGTTGAACCTTCCGCAGGACGAGCTCGATCTGTTCATCCTGCACGCGTACACGCAGGTGATTGCGCACCAGAAGGAACTGCAGAAGCTGCAGATCGAGGGCGACCAGAGCCTGCGTCGGGCGCTAGAGGCGGTCCGAGGTTCGGACCAGAGCGAGGAGGTTAAGGCACGCCTGGAATACGAAATTGCCAAGGAGAAACGCCAGCTTAGCCTGCAAAACCAGAAGAAGCGACTGTTCGATCGGGCCGAACTGGAGCAGCAGATTCGGGATCAGATGAAGCGACAAACCGAGGCACACATCGACCATCTGAAGGATGCGCTTACCCAGAAGGAGGCGGAAATGAAGCGCAAGTTCCATCGCGAGCTGGACGAGAAGATCACGACGGAACAGGCCGCGTACAAGCTGCAATTGGCCGCCATGCTAGGAAAGTTGAAGGGAATCAATAATGCTCTCGTTG AGATCGATACTGAAATGAAAG CTCATGCCGACGCCGAAAAGAGTGCCCATCAGGCGCAAGCCCTCTGGGGAGCCTGCCAATCCCTGTGGTCATCGATTCGCAGTGGTCAGCCGGGTAAATCGTGGCGCGATCAGCTGCGCCCGCTGAAGGACGAAATTGCCGCCGTCGGTCGGGCGGCCGAGGGTGACGAGTTGGTGGACGTCGTTCTGAAGGGGCTCCCGGAGCGAGCCAGAAATCGTGGCGTGTACCCCGAGGACGCTCTGCGCGAACGGTTCATCAAGGTCGAACAGGTGGCCCGTCGCTTGGCACTCATTCCCGCCGAAGGTGCCCGTCTGCCGATGTACTTCCTGTCGTATCTGCAATCCGCCCTGATCGCTCGCCCAGATGTTCCGATCTCGCAGGACGAGCTGGAGAACAAACCATTCGACTACAGCAAGCTGGACACGTACGACGTGCTGAACCGGGCGCGGTATTGGCTGGAACGGGGCGATCTGGTGAAAACTGTCCAGTACGTTAATCTGCTCCAGGGTGCCCCGAGAAAGGCGGCCCTGGACTGGCTGAACGAGGCACGTTTGCTATTGGAAACCCAACAAGCTGCCAGCACACTGATGGCCCATGCAGCCGCCAGCGGAGTCCGTTTCCTGTAA